One genomic segment of Acanthochromis polyacanthus isolate Apoly-LR-REF ecotype Palm Island chromosome 9, KAUST_Apoly_ChrSc, whole genome shotgun sequence includes these proteins:
- the LOC110948973 gene encoding BTB/POZ domain-containing protein 2-like has product MKCVVYAYARFKMAAGDNSGRPPCLSFSGPGPLGNSQPSNSVFSMPASNGGAVGAAGGAQGAARRPNPQLGPGGGDSNGVSTGAPSTAQNSLQQPAAAGPAAAGAMATPASNMATTAASNASPAAAPTATPAAASVLVYREPVYNWQATKSTVKERFAFLFNNEVLSDVHFLVGKGMGVQRIPAHRFVLAVGSAVFDAMFNGGMATTSTEIELPDVEPAAFLALLKFLYSDEVQIGPETVMTTLYTAKKYAVPALEAHCVEFLKKNLRADNAFMLLTQARLFDEPQLASLCLENIDKNTGDALAAEGFTDIDLDTLVAVLERDTLGVREVRLFGAAVRWAEAEAHRQQLQPTPENKRKVLGKALTLIRFPLMTIEEFAAGPAQSSILTDREVVSLFLHFTVNPKPRVDFIDRPRCCLRGKECSITRFGQVESRWGYSGTSDRIRFSVNRRIFVVGFGLYGSIHGPTDYQVNIQIIHTDSNTVLGQNDTGFSCDGSANTFRVMFKEPVEILPNVNYTACATLKGPDSHYGTKGMRKVTHESSSTGTKTCFTFCYAAGNNNGTSVEDGQIPEVIFYT; this is encoded by the exons ATGAAGTGCGTTGTTTACGCCTACGCCAGGTTCAAGATGGCTGCTGGAGACAACAGCGGCAGGCCTCCTTGCCTTAGTTTCTCTGGTCCGGGTCCTTTGGGAAACAGCCAGCCCAGCAACAGCGTTTTCTCCATGCCAGCATCCAACGGCGGAGCGGTCGGTGCTGCAGGGGGAGCACAGGGAGCGGCGAGGCGTCCCAACCCGCAGCTGGGGCCTGGCGGGGGAGACAGCAACGGTGTTTCGACCGGAGCTCCGTCGACTGCGCAGAACTCCCTGCAGCAGCCCGCTGCGGCAGGTCCTGCGGCAGCCGGAGCTATGGCCACCCCGGCGTCCAACATGGCAACCACCGCAGCGTCTAACGCTTCCCCGGCGGCGGCGCCGACGGCCACCCCGGCTGCTGCGTCCGTGCTGGTGTACCGGGAGCCCGTGTACAACTGGCAGGCGACGAAGAGCACCGTGAAGGAAAGGTTCGCGTTCCTCTTCAACAACGAGGTGCTCAGCGACGTGCATTTTCTGGTGGGCAAGGGGATGGGGGTTCAGAGGATACCGGCGCACAG GTTTGTTCTGGCTGTGGGGAGCGCGGTGTTTGATGCCATGTTCAACGGAGGGATGGCGACCACATCCACGGAGATCGAGCTTCCTGATGTGGAACCAGCTGCCTTTCTGGCTTTGCTGAA GTTTCTCTATTCTGATGAAGTCCAGATAGGACCAGAGACTGTGATGACTACACTCTATACAGCCAAGAAGTATGCAGTTCCAGCGCTGGAGGCTCACTGTGTGGAGTTCCTCAAGAAGAACCTCAGAGCAGACAATGCTTTCATGTTGCTTACACAG gcaCGGTTGTTTGATGAGCCGCAGCTTGCCAGCCTCTGTTTAGAAAACATCGACAAGAATACTGGAGATGCTCTCGCCGCTGAAGGCTTTACAGATATAGATTTGG ATACGTTGGTGGCAGTGTTGGAGAGGGACACGCTTGGGGTGAGGGAGGTGCGTTTGTTTGGAGCTGCGGTGCGTTGGGCTGAAGCTGAGGCTCacaggcagcagctgcagccgaCACCTGAGAACAAACGGAAAGTCCTGGGAAAAGCTCTCACTCTCATCCGCTTCCCTCTCATGACCATTGAGGAGTTCGCTGCAG GTCCAGCCCAGTCCAGTATTTTGACTGACAGAGAGGTGGTGAGTCTCTTCCTCCACTTCACCGTAAACCCAAAGCCTCGTGTAGATTTCATTGACCGGCCTCGCTGCTGTCTCCGCGGGAAGGAGTGCAGCATCACACGTTTCGGTCAGGTGGAGAGCCGCTGGGGCTACAGCGGGACAAGCGACCGCATACG GTTTTCGGTAAACAGAAGAATATTTGTGGTTGGTTTTGGACTCTATGGTTCTATACACGGACCCACAGACTACCAAGTCAACATACAG ATAATCCACACAGACAGTAACACAGTTCTGGGGCAGAACGATACAGGCTTCAGCTGTGATGGGTCAGCAAACACCTTCAGAGTCATGTTCAAAGAACCGGTGGAGATTCTACCCAATGTCAACTACACTGCCTGTGCCACACTTAAG GGTCCAGACTCTCATTACGGGACTAAGGGAATGCGAAAGGTAACACATGAGTCATCATCCACTGGCACAAAGACCTGTTTCACCTTCTGCTACGCAGCGGGCAACAACAACGGAACTTCCGTAGAGGACGGACAGATTCCTGAGGTCATCTTCTACACATAG